The genomic DNA TTCGGTATATGAAGCAGGGGTTGAAGTTGCTGTAGACTACTGTCGAGTTCCCGGAGGGCTCTTGCCTTCTTGGTGACTTTGGGCATTTGAGATATGTTGATTGCGtgttggaaagagaagagtggagCAGTAAAGTGGAGGTAATGAGAGCCCCTCAGTATTGTTGTTTGTTGCCGCGTACCGAGTATGTAGTTACGATGTTAATTAAGCCTGTCGCCATCGCTTTATTATTAGTTCCCGCGGTCGTTACTCTCCACTATTATCTGCGCACTTCGCTATACTCTGATATACTTTCCCCCCAAATCGCTCACAAGCTATGGACCAGGACGGATTTCACTCAATTGCATGGGACGACGCACCCTCAAGCAACCCTCCTCTGTCTGCCCCGTCGCCATCTCAATCGCCATTTGAAGAGGGCTTCGAATCCATCTCACCGTCATCCGCACAACCGCCGGCTTCAGATCAGTATGAAGGTTACGATAACTCAAAGGCTGGTGAAGCTGGAGACGTTGGGGTGACATTGgataggagggagaggcTTGGGGGTCACGAAGTTGATGGATCAGTCTGGAATGGGAAATGGATGGATGTGCAGGTCAGAGAACCCGCCAAAGAGCACGAGGGGAGTAAGGATATGTACGTTTCGTACGCTGTCAAGACAGAGGCAAGTTTATGACTGTGTGAATGGGAGAATGTTCTGATTTCAATGAATAGACGAGCCTTCCAACATTCAGGAAACCTCTCACAGTTGTCCGGAGGCGATTTCAGGACTTTGTCTTTCTGCGAGAACATCTCGTGAAGAACTTTCCAGCTTGCGTCGTGCCTCCGATCCCTGATAAGCATCGTTTAGGTAAGCTCCTTGCCTATCATATGGAGATCATCGCTCAATCATATGAACAGAATACATCAAGGGAGACAGGTTCTCTCCTGAGTTTGTCGAACGTCGCCGATTGGAGTAGGTACAAGCTTTGGTGAAAGATCGACCTATGCTGATGCTATCAACAGTTTGCAACGATTCGCGGATAGGATAGCACGCCATCCCGTCCTTCAACGTAGCCAACTTGTCAACGACTTCCTTCAAAGCACAGAATGGGCAAGTCCATTTGGTATACCAGCCCACTAGCAAGCTAACACTGCTGTACAGAGCGTAGCCAAGCACCACCACATctcccatccacctccTGAATCTCACGCGTCTCTCATAGACTCCTTGTCTGACACCTTTATCAATGCTTTCTCACGGGTTCGTAAGCCCGATGCGAGATTTGTGGAGATGACcgaagagttggagaggtttgaagaaggccTGACTGGAGTGGAAAGGGTCGTTGGGCGAGGAAAGAGTCGGGTTGATGGTACGGCTCTTATTATTGGTGATGGGATTATAGAGCGCTGATAATCTATCTAGACCTGGCGGCTGATTATCAGGACATGGCAGCTGCTTATCAAGGATTGGGGTACCTCGAATCAGGTATCACCGAACCCCTCAACCGCTTCGCAGAGAAGATGCTGGACTTTTCCACTCTGCTCAAACACATGGTATGCGTCTACCCATACTTAACGAAAATTCTTATACTGACGCGATAGTACATCGATAGAATAACACAACCATCGAACcgttcctctcttcctcccattcaCTCCTCTCATACTCTGCCACCCACCGTAACGTCATCAAGCTCCGAGATCAGAAGCAACTCGACTTTGAAGAACTCTCTGCCTATCTCTCGGCCATTGTGTCAGAACGTGATCGCCTTGCAGCCCTTTCCTCGGGTCACACTGCCGCTCCTGTAGGTCTCGGAACGTATCTCCGTGATCAGATGGATAAATTGCGCGGAACGGATGACATCCATACCCGGCgggaaaggatgaggaagatggatgggaaaaTCAAAGAGTTGCAAGATGCTGTGACATTGGCGCATGAGACGAGTAATGCGTTTTCGGAAGAGGTTATCAAGGAGCATGCGTATTTCGAgctggaaaagaagcaggagatgaaggatgcGTTGCAGGCGTATACGGATGGACAGGTGGAGATGCTGCAACAGGCGATGGATGACTGGGATCGCGTAAGTGCCTGCATCCACGCGTGGTAGAGACTGTTTGGCTAATTCTTCTATCGCGGGCGATCACAGATTattccacttcttcaacgaATACGCGTAGATGTTTGAGTGTCGCAATCACTAAAACTAAATTAAAACGGTGGTTTTGCTCTTCGTTTGTTGTATATGCAGTCTCGTCATAATCCTTGGTTGAAAGCAGATAGGAAGGTAAATTAGAAATCATGACTTTTCATTCCCCCGATTTGTATAAACAATGCCCATGCTATGCCTTACACCATGACAACCAAGCACCCCCTTTAATACATAAGTATCACAACACCTTCGCTTATTCTTCTTTATTGCCTCTTTGCCAGCTCCTCCGCTGCCAAAACGATCTCCTTCCCCCCTATCGTACCGGTTCTTCCACTCACACCAAACGTTAACGCATAACCGGGGGGCAACTCTGTTCCCGCAGGCGGCAATTCGAGCACAGGCCAGCTGGCGGGTTTCGGCTTGACGAGAGTGATTTCAACTTTGGTGCTGAGGATACGGTAAGAAGATACGTTGGGGTCAATGGGTCCGTAGAGAGTGACGGTTTTGAGAACTCGTTTGTttgaagggagagagagggaaagagagagtGTTTGCGGGGTGAATGTGATGGTGGAACGAGACTTATCGGCACTGGAGATAAAATGCTGGTTAGAACTATTAATGCGGTATGGGGAATACTTACCCTTTGGCGAATGCGGAGACGATCACTTGTGTTGGTGTTTGATAATGATCCAGTCTACAGTTGACTACTTCCTCCTTGGTCTATTCGACATGCCATATATCAGCATCGCGTGTTTGATTGTCTTGCAAAGTAGAAAAGTGCAGAGCACAGACTcacttcatccttctttggTCCCATAAACAAATGCTTCCCTTCTTTACATCCCGGGATCTTCATGAATTCATCAAACTCGAGCACTCGTCGCTTACAGCACAAGTAACCCTTTGAACCTTCGTGGAATATCGCCTACGCCAACGTTCTTTCATCAGTGTTGTAGGTGaatggaaaaaaaagattgAAACTGACAGCCTGAGGGTGGTATCTACAAACCGCTTTCTCCCCGTCTCCTCTGGAgacctcctccccttcccaaGTAGCTCCACATGCAAGACGTTTGCATCTTGCACCCTCGGGTACAGGAACAGAAGGATCatcctgctcctcttccttgaccTCTTTATGCTCCTTGTTGGGTTGAGAAGGTGTAACAGCTGTAAGCGCGGATggaacagaagaaggagcggAGGTGGCAGTGTTTGAAATCTTGCTAGATTCAGCGGTTGGAAGCTTGGCAGTGGGCGCGGCAGTGCCGTACGTTTCGACACCGTCACTCGAGATGTTGGTGACTACTAGATGTGATCCAGCCTCGGAACCTCTTTGCGGGGCAGCGGGGTTGACGCGAGGCGCTGATGTGTGTTTGCCTTTTGTGCAAGGTGGGAGCGCCATGAAAGCGTCGAATTCGAGAACAGGCTTGTTGGTCTCTTTGCAGCATGCTGTGACCAAGATCAGTATGTCAGATTCATGATATTTGACAGAGACTTACACCATGACTTGAGTCCCTCGTGAAAGATCTATAGAATGTTAGAATGTACAACAGCAATGTACAGTCAAAGAGAACATACTGGCCCTCCTGGGTGATAAGCGCAGCTGCCATCTTGGTTGTTATCTTCTTCGTATTCCTTTCCACAAGTTTGATTTGTGCACTTGAGTACTGCCATTGTGGGCTGCTTGGAAAAAGTCGGAGATCCACAAAACTATCCTGGGCAGATGTTATCGAGCGAAATATCTGCTGGTGCTAACGAcggaagatggatggacTGGAAATGTCTAGAAACAGAAGTCACGTGACTCAGCCTTGTTCTATTTATTGTTGCCTCGGCTCTCCGTTTGTGTATCACCTGACTAACGAACTCATGCACATCACAACCATGCAGTATAAGAACAAATAAGATCAACAAATACAAGCTGTGAAAGTTAAGAAGCTAGCAATAGTTAAAGACGCCAGATCGTCTCATGCCAGCGATGATAAGACATCGTACTCCATTAGAAGGTTAAGTGACTTTTACTATGCTACGTAGCCCGCCTGTCATCGTCTCAACCACCAAAGGACAACAAAGATCCACAGGACGAATAATAAAAACATCATTAGCCAACACCAGTTCCCGCCCTGCCGTTTGGCCATCTTGTTCATCCGCCTGAATGTCCCGCtcaggaaggaagaggtggatgaaAAGGTGTCATTCTAATTTTTATGGTTAGGGGCGTACAGcatgaaaaaaaaaaaaaaaagagatcGGAGATGGATACTTGCCATGTTGCCTAATTGGATATTACTATCCCGCACTTCGTTTCCTATTCCTGTTGTGATCTGCACCTTCCCGTAAGCAAATACAAATTCCACAGTCACCTGATTACGACTCACGTCTTTCAAGATCTTAACCTTGCCTAACAACCCTTCTAACCGTTCATCATTCTGTCCCTCGATGTCATGTGTTGCTCTCGTATATCCGCTCCCCATGCCACCTCCGTATGGGGATTCTGAGAATTGACTTGTACCTGCTGAGGATCCTGGTCGgaatgatgaaggagataCGCGCCCGGAAGATGGACCCGACGGAGGGAAGAGGGCATTGGATGATTGTGGATTCCGTTGAGATAGTGTTGTTAGACTGAGGGTGCCAAGAAGGGATAGACGGAGAACGCGACGCCAGCGGTAGCAGATTGGGGTCGTTAGTGGGTGCAAATACTTGGACCAGGATGAAGACCCACTGGCTCATTCTGTATTGGATGATCGAGTGCGGTGTGGACGTGATTTGTAAATAAATGCTGACAATGTGCTTCGGAATTGGGATCTCTGTTCGTTGCAGCGCGGGTAGGGGGCTTGGTTACGGAAAACTCTACAGTTCTGTGATATATGCTTGTTCTTCAAGTCGTGAAGAGATCTGGCCAAGAAATGATCCGCCGGATTGGTGTGTGGTGGCTCGTGGCTATGCATGGGATCAAATGCCCGAGATTGGGAACTCGCTGTTTTTCCTTCACCGGTGCGGGCGGCGTGCCCCGCTCTGGAATCCGCCCTCTGGTGTCCCGCTTTCTGGTGGCTAGACTGGGCGGGAGTATATTATCTAGCTGGGGTGCCTTGGGCTATCCCTCTGGTTGATGTCCCTGATTGTCCTGGCTTTCACTTTTCCCAGGCACGGCTCTCCCAGAGTCATGACAGACCGAAAGAACAGGAGGGGATTGCGACTTGCGAGGGGGCACTAGCTCTTCAGctctccactttctttGGCCACTGTTTTTCCCTTCGCTCTCACCCGCTGCCATAGCTCATGCCTATAATagctcctccctcccctcgACTCCCCGCCCCTCGTATACTCCCGTCTCCGTACTTGCCAGCACAGCACCGTTCCCACTCACAGCCCCACAATGTCAAAGTACCCCCAGCCTCACCACTCCCCGTATCACTCCTCCAGTTCCCTCCCTCAGCAGACATCCCAACAGCAGCCGTCTGTCCAGTATTTATACGACCCGTCACAACCCTATACCTCCGCCATCCCCTCGCCACAGCTCAACAGCAATCTATCCAGACCCCCAAACTCTGGCCCGGCCAGTACcgccccttcttcttcacccagATTTCAGCCATATTCGCGCCCGCAACCACAGCGATCGACCTCGTCCAACTCTACCCAATCGGTGCAGCAGAATAACAATATGGGTATGCCGCCTCCTAGTCTCCCGCCGTCAAATTCCATACGCCCTCCTACTCAAATATCGCCATCTCATCAACCGTCGCCGCTTCACCAGTCTGCGTTATCCTTTCTTCCCCCTCAAGAACTCTCAAGAGGCTACAGTGAATCGACGCACAGTCCTAACCATCTTTCTAATCCACTATACAACACTGGTTACGACGAGATAATGTACAGCAACACGGGTGTGCAGCAACCGTACCTGCCTGTTTTACCAGATACGGGAAACCACGAGCCTTGGGACAGACCTCTGAACGATCAAAGAGTTGGACCAGACGAATACTCCCAGGCAAGTGATTCGCATTGCCAAGTCACTCGATGACGAGACTAACCTTGCACTCGCCCGCAGGCACTGGCCATTTACACTCATATCTATGATTCTGTCCCCTACTTTGTCCCCAACACTCAACCTGCCCCTCATATACCTGAAAACCACAACCACACGACCACATACGAATCAgttgttcttcttgccaATGAAGGGCACCAGATCCTCACAGGGCAAGTGGACTCCCATCAACGTCACACCCTCACGTCCTCGACGGGAGTTGGTGTCACATCATTGCCCACAGGAATGGGCGGTGCTGCTCAAGTCCATACGGGACCTAGTCCGGGACCTGGTGCAGCGTCCACGAATCATGCCAACGCAAATCCGAACAATATCAACCACGGGAACAACATCAGTATCGGGAACGGGAAGCAGGGAAGCAGTGGTACCGCGAGCGGTGCTGGTACGCTGTCAGGAAGCACGATGACggcgggaaggaagagggggaatTCGGGCGACAAGAAGAACGGGCCTCCACCGACGTGTTTGGGCTGTGGCGCGACAGAGACACCAGAGTGGCGAAGAGGGCCGATGGGTCCGAGAACATTGTGTAATGCCTGTGTAAGTTTAGGTCTCAATCCAATCCCTCCTTTGGCCCCTTTCCCGCTTTTCAGGGCACACTAGCTCCATCATGAACTTGTTTCGATCACTTTGCCACTCTTTCTGCGAGTGGCAAACGCGCGTGAGCGAGTTGAATAGACGCTGACATCCATTCGTCGATAGGGGTTGGTACACATGAAGTtgcagagaaagaagaagaaggcagaggagaaAGCGAGATTGGaggcagagaaggagaaggaagcggcGACGGCGGCGTTAGGCATGGTGGGAGGGGGCTTTGGCAGTGGCTTAGCAAGTGCTTTACCAAGCGCTTTCCTTCCTTAGCCGGAATAGCAAAAAAAACAGCTTGGTGCGCCAAGATGAACATTACGAAAAACGCCAAAGAAAGATCTACCGTTGTGAGCAtgttgaaaaagaaaatggaCCTGGCAAATCCAAGTAGAGATTTTTGTTGTACATTGTTAAGGTCGTGAATATCCTTGTAAAAATCAGTAGTATGTTTATTGCTTAGACTGGTGGAGGGAGAGGCTGGAGCTGAAAGGGAATCAATCACCTTTTTTTGTGCTCATATGTCGACTTTTGGGTAATATAGTTACATCCACATAGCAAAAGTAGGTACGCATATGAACCCTTTGTGAAGCCGTCATTCCTCCGCCCATTTCCCTATCTTCCTTCAGTCTCAGCCTTTTCGTCATCGAGATTGGCCTGTTCCAACCCTGCGATAAGTGTCTCGACAACATCTCGCTCTTCGTCGCTATCATTGTCTTGCTCCGTTTGCCATTCACTTCCCTGGTGGTTCGGGTTCTCTCTCAACAAATCTGCTCCTTCGTCGGCATCTACATTCCCGAATCCATCATTGCCTCATCAGCCAaagatttttttttaaaacTCATACAGAAATAAAGAGATGCATACCTCTTTGCCGGCGACGTTCgaccctttcttcttccatctcccgcTGAATACTTTCCTGCATAGCCTTGATTTCATCGGCATCTTTGCATGTGCGGTATCGTTCGATAAGGTGAGAGTTCAGTTTATAGAAAGAATGTCCCCATGAAAACTTTGCTAGCCTTcagttcgtcgtcgccCTAAGTCAGCATTTTTGTTCTCTGTTCAAAGTTTAAACATTGATGAAAGAAAACATACAGAACTTCAGCCCAGTCGGCGTGACCGGTGATGTAGAATCCAGCAGCAAGTGCTTCAACGCAGTTCAGCCGCCATGGTTTGCCATAATTGACCGGGTTGCTTGCAATCAGGAAAGGCACTGAAATCGCCAACATCAGCCCAAATCTCCAAATAACCTTGACCCTGAAACAGAGGAAAGGTGTGAGAAAACGCACGTAAACGCTCGTAAGGAGACTTGATTTTGTTGAACGGCACTTCATCTAATCGCGCCCAACTGCACTCGACAACGGCGAGTCCGCTCATTTGGAcaatctcatcatcttccggtGAGATgactttctttccctttggTCTACATCCTCATATCAGTTCTAATCTGACAATATGAAAGCCACTCAAAGGTCAAGAACGAGAATGGCTCACGTCAAGACGATACCCCTAAATCTCTGGCCTACTCGCATGGCGTTGATTAACCCATGCCTAGCCAATTTCTTTCCTGAACATCGTTTCGGATCACAATGATCAAAATCCCACATGGCTACGGGGACTTCGATCGTGGCAGGCTCCTCTTCTGagctttcctcatcctcttcatcgtccttTTCGGAACCAGAACCAGAACCCGAACCCGAACCGGAGTCTGACTCCTCGGAACCTGATTCATCCGTCAGCGAAATCTGCGAGAGCACTCCCCCAATTATTTTGgaatggaaaggagaaggaatgaACATACTTGTGTCAAGGTTCTCACCTGCCATTACTCGTCGGAATatctcttcgtcgtccaTGCCTTCCCTGGCGCCCCCTCCGCTAGGACCGGAACGTAAAGCTTTTTGCCTCCCACTCCCTCCAGCTCGAGCGACAGAGAATCCCCCTCGTCCACGGCCACGTCCACGAGGCGCTGTTGAACGTTGGTTCCTTTCCTTGTTTGGTTTCCCCATGTTTTCAAAGGATTATCTGAATACtgatgaggagagaggtGAATTGTTGTTGATTTGCGACGCCGAGAAAGACAGGAATTTTTGGTCGGGATtatttctcttccaccctGCCCGCCCTGTGCTGTACGTATCCATGTCTAATATCCCATCTATGTTCTTGACCATGTCGTTTCCAGATCTGCATATTTATGTAAATAAGTTGGTGCCCAAACAAATGCATCCCATGCTGATACATATTTTAAATAAGACCCTGTCTCTGCAACTGCTCATACGTCCTCTTATCATACAcgtttccttcttcatcttcaaactCCTCCGCCTTGTCCATTGCGGTGATTTCTTGTCGGCCTTCTCGCTTCAGCTTCTCAGCAACTGCCAATCAAACGATTAGTATCATTATAATCTTCAGGAGGGTGCAAAGAAGACCTGGACTCACGGGCAAGGGCGTCATTAATTTTGGTGATATACATAAAGTGCTTGGATGGCGGTAATCCCAACGCCCGTAAACCAAACGCATGCTTTGACTCCATAAAGTGCTTTTCGAAAGCCTTTCGGCCGTTATACGTCGCATTAGAGCAAATTTCACAAGAGAATTCAACACCGAGACCGTGGAGTTTGTACAACCAGTAAGGGATTGGTTTACCGTCCCATCCTAAAGGGAAATTGTCAGTGAGCGGTGCAAGTGATTATCAAAAACCGCAACATACCAAGAGGAAGCTTGAGCGGGTTGTAAATTTTCCCATCATCTGACTCCTCGTCCGACTCCTGACCACCAAGCTCGACCGCTTCAGCTGgtccttcctcctgctcctcaatctcctgCTCTCTTTCCCTGGCTGTCAACgccatcttcctttccacttCGTTTCTAGAATCAGACAACAGTTGAGGTATAGGAGGAAAAGTCAAGAGGGCAGTGACGAGGAATGTAAGACGAGCGGGAACCATGAGCTTTGAACGGTTAGAATTGTTGGGAGTGGTGGCGGGAGCCGGGGATGATGTGGATGGAGCAGCAGACTGTCCCTCAgcggccttcttcttgtggCCTTTGGAGTTGAGATGCGCGTCGTACACTGTTTGCTTTGAATAGTTCTTTTGGCAATACTGACACCAGATCCCCTCGCCACCGTTCGCCTGCTTCTTCGCTCCAGAATTCTCCCACCCATCGATCTGATCAGCCTCCCAAGCTGTCTCGAACCTctgttcctcctccttaATCTTTTTTTGGATATTCACAAGCGGTAAAGCCCTCTcgaaaaaggagagaaggtaGGTGTACAATGTTTGGACGTATTCTAGGTAAGCGGCGTTGGACTTTTCCTTGAGGTCGAGAGTGCGTTCGACTTTGCCGTGCTTGAGCATGTCGAGATATGCAACATAAGAGAGACGAGTGGATCCCTTGAGGTTGAGGTAttgggaatgggaaaggTAAAGGTCAAGGTGTTTGCCGTAGGCTTCCTCACCAGAGAATATGGAATCAAGAGCTATGTTCCAGTCAGCCGCCATCCAAGCGCAGTACATTCTCACAGACTCACGGTCAACAACAGTAggctcctcctctccttccacctGGATTACCTGTACGCCGTCACCCTTGACTAATTCATCCAACTCATTGATGAACTGTCGCGCATTAATCCCAACATTTCGAGAGTGAAAGTCCTTAATCTTGTTGAAACGAGTGTAGAACTCAGCAAGGTCATCCTCTCCTGGAGCGGGGGCTGATAACAGAGCGAGTTCTCTGGGCCGCAACCTACGTGACGGTCGTGAGTACGGGATCACGCAAGTGACATCTGAAACGCACCCCGGGATGTCTTCGTATTGCTCGACAAGCTCT from Cryptococcus neoformans var. neoformans JEC21 chromosome 3 sequence includes the following:
- a CDS encoding lipid binding protein, putative: MDQDGFHSIAWDDAPSSNPPLSAPSPSQSPFEEGFESISPSSAQPPASDQYEGYDNSKAGEAGDVGVTLDRRERLGGHEVDGSVWNGKWMDVQVREPAKEHEGSKDMYVSYAVKTETSLPTFRKPLTVVRRRFQDFVFLREHLVKNFPACVVPPIPDKHRLEYIKGDRFSPEFVERRRLDLQRFADRIARHPVLQRSQLVNDFLQSTEWSVAKHHHISHPPPESHASLIDSLSDTFINAFSRVRKPDARFVEMTEELERFEEGLTGVERVVGRGKSRVDDLAADYQDMAAAYQGLGYLESGITEPLNRFAEKMLDFSTLLKHMNNTTIEPFLSSSHSLLSYSATHRNVIKLRDQKQLDFEELSAYLSAIVSERDRLAALSSGHTAAPVGLGTYLRDQMDKLRGTDDIHTRRERMRKMDGKIKELQDAVTLAHETSNAFSEEVIKEHAYFELEKKQEMKDALQAYTDGQVEMLQQAMDDWDRIIPLLQRIRVDV
- a CDS encoding BET1 protein, putative, with amino-acid sequence MSHLTTLSQRNPQSSNALFPPSGPSSGRVSPSSFRPGSSAGTSQFSESPYGGGMGSGYTRATHDIEGQNDERLEGLLGKVKILKDITTGIGNEVRDSNIQLGNMNDTFSSTSSFLSGTFRRMNKMAKRQGGNWCWLMMFLLFVLWIFVVLWWLRR
- a CDS encoding RNA splicing factor PRP9, putative — its product is MDSIIETQRQTHESIERYEQALAEVLMQNPTATKNVVRRDRKAAEILGRIGTLRKELVEQYEDIPGLRPRELALLSAPAPGEDDLAEFYTRFNKIKDFHSRNVGINARQFINELDELVKGDGVQVIQVEGEEEPTVVDPLDSIFSGEEAYGKHLDLYLSHSQYLNLKGSTRLSYVAYLDMLKHGKVERTLDLKEKSNAAYLEYVQTLYTYLLSFFERALPLVNIQKKIKEEEQRFETAWEADQIDGWENSGAKKQANGGEGIWCQYCQKNYSKQTVYDAHLNSKGHKKKAAEGQSAAPSTSSPAPATTPNNSNRSKLMVPARLTFLVTALLTFPPIPQLLSDSRNEVERKMALTAREREQEIEEQEEGPAEAVELGGQESDEESDDGKIYNPLKLPLGWDGKPIPYWLYKLHGLGVEFSCEICSNATYNGRKAFEKHFMESKHAFGLRALGLPPSKHFMYITKINDALALAEKLKREGRQEITAMDKAEEFEDEEGNVYDKRTYEQLQRQGLI